ACCTGCACGTCCGCCTTGGCGCCGCGCTGAACGAAACCGTCCGGTACGACCTGGTGGATAGCCGCGGCGTCGAGGACTTCGACTTTCCGGACGCCATAGACACACTGCGCCGCGAAGGATATCGCGGCACCAACGTCACCTTCCCGTTCAAGGAGCGCGCCGCACAGCTTGCCGATATTTGCGGTGAAGGCGTCAAGCGCGTCGGCACCGCCAACACGTTGCTGTTCGAGGCAGGCGGGCTACGCGCGGAAAACACAGACTACACCGGCTTCATCAGCGCTTACCGCCACTCATTTGGCGAGCGCCCTGCCGGTGAGGTGCTCTTGATCGGCGCCGGCGGCGTAGGCCGCGCGGTGGCCTGCGCGCTGGGCGAGGTGGGTGCCACCTGCGTTCATATCATGGAGCGCGACGCCGACCGCGGTGAGCGTCTGGCCCAGGATCTCAACGCCATGGGCATCACCGCCGACTGCGTTGCCCGGGAGCAGGCCGAGCGCAAGCTGGCGAACTGGCAAGGCGTGGTCAATTGCTCGCCGATCGGCCACCTTCATCACCCGGGCTGCCCCATCGACACCGCCGGACTCAGCAAGCGCCATTGGGTGTTCGACGCCGTATACGTGCCCGCGCATACCGAATTTTTAAACGCCGCCACTCAAGCAGGCGCCGACGTCCTTTCCGGGGTCGAGCTGTTCGTCTTTCAGGGCGTGGATGCGTTTCGCTTTTTTACCGCAGATCGGCTGAGCGCTGATCGAATCGATGCGCACGTCATTTCGCTGCGCCAGCACTATATCGACCGACTGGTGACGTCGCCGCCATCTTCTTAAGACGTATTTTGGTCACATAATGAGCTGGATACGCCCGGCAACGGGTGAAACGATCATGTGCTTCACGTGCCGAAAAGGATCTCCATGCTCGCCATTCTTGCGATCACAACGCCTATCTTTTTATTGATCGGTGCCGGCTATGTCGCAAGACGTAGCCGGCTGATGAGTGCTGAACAAATGCAGGGCGTGAGTATTTTCGTGCTCTACCTGGCGCTGCCGGCGCTGGTGATACGCGCTTTCAATCAGCAGCCGCTGGGCGAGATTCTTCAGCTCAACTACCTGGTGGCTTACGGGCTGGCGTCGGCGCTGGTGTTCGGTTTGGGGCTTCTGATCAGCTTGAGGCGCGAACGCGACAACCTGGCGGCTGGGGCCATGCAGGCGCTTGGCATGGCGGCGTCCAATAGCGGTTTCATCGGCTACCCGGTAGCGGCGATGGTCATCGGCTCGCCGGCGGCGGTGCTGTTGGCGCTGAACATGATGGTCGAGAACCTGCTGATCATTCCCACCGCGCTCGTTCTGGCGGAGATGGCGAGCCAACGCAGCGGGCGGCTGGGCACGACGCTCAAGAAAACCGCACTCAATCTGGGCAAAAATCCGGTACTGGTCGGGCTTGCGATCGCATTGGGCTTTGCAGGCTCCGGCCTTTTGCTGCCGGCGCCGCTGGCCAAGGCGATCGACATGCTGGCTGAAGCAGCGGGGCCGGCAGCGCTGTTTGTGATCGGGGGCGCGCTGTTCGGGTTGCGGTTCAAGGGGCAGACCCGGCACGTCAGCCTGATCGTGATCGGCAAGCTGCTGATCCACCCGCTGGCGGTGCTCGCGGCCTTTTGGGTGATACCCGGCATCGACCCGGTGTACATCGTCGGCGCCGTTTTATTCGCCTCGGCGCCGATGATCAGCATCTATCCACTGTTCGGCCAGCGTTTTGGTGTGGGCGATATGAGCGCGGCGGCCATGCTGACCGCGACGGTGGCATCGTTTGTCACGCTAAGCCTGATCATCGCGCTACTGCTGCATACCCCGTCGCTGGCGCTTTAAGAGGCGCCGTCGCTTTTGATGATGGCATCGAGCGCAGCCCGGTACCCGTACGTGCCGAGCCCGGCGATGACGCCATCGGCGCGCAGCGAGACGTAGGAGTGGTGGCGAAAGCTTTCGCGCTGGTGCACGTTGGAGATGTGTACCTCGAACACCGTGCCCTCGAAGGCGTTGAGCGCATCGAGTATCGCCACGGAGGTGTGCGTATAGGCCGCCGGGTTGATGATGATCGCGTGCGTTCCGTCCTGGCGGGCGGCGTGAATCGCATCGATCAAGGCGCCTTCGTGGTTGCTTTGAAAGCAGACGACCTCCCAGCCGGCCAGCAGCGCCGCTTCGCGCAGCCGGTTGTTCACGTCCTCCAGGGTGTCGGCCCCGTAGATCTCGGGCTGGCGGGTGCCCAGAAGATTAAGGTTCGGCCCGTGTAGCACGGTGATTTTTTTCTGTTTCATTAAAAGGGCTCCTCGTAAGTAACGCAGGACGATATTGTCGGCGAGGACAGCGCCCAGGGCGAACGAATAATTGTTCGCTATTCGAACATCGTGTTAGATTCAGGGTTTCAACTGCGCGCCTATCGGTCAATGATTCATTATGAAAGACGCTTTACAGGAAGATACGCTCACGCCGGATAGCCGTGATTTCGTCTCCGCCCTCTCCAGCGGACTGGACGTCATTCTCGCCTTCGACGACGTCCATTCGCGCATGACGCTAAGCGAGGTCGCCGCGCGTACCGGTATGAACCGCGCCAAGGCGCGCCGCTTTCTACTCACGCTGCACGCGCTGGGCTACGTGCGAAAGCATCAGCGCTATTTCGAGCTGGCGCCGAAGGTGCTGCAGCTGGGCTATGCGTTTCTGTCCGCGAACAATTATCGTAGCGTCATCCAGCAGTTCCTGGAAGATATCACCGCGCAGACCGGCGAGTCCTCGTCGCTGGCTCAGCTCGACGGCGACGAGGTGATCTACGTGGCACGCTCCGCTGCGCCGCATCGTCTCATGGCGATCACGCTCTCCGTGGGCACCCGCCTGCCCGCCGCTTATACGTCGATGGGCCACGTGCTGCTGGCGCAGCTTGATGAGCCGGCGCTCGACGCGTATCTCGAGCGCATTGCCCTTACGCGCCACACCGACAAGACCGTTGTGGATAAACACGCGCTCAGGCAGCGCATCGACACCGTTCGTAAGCAGGGCTATGCCATCGCCGACCAGGAGCTGGATTCCGGGCTTCGCTCGCTGGCGGTGCCCGCCTTCAACGCAAGTGGCCACCTGCTCGGTGCGATCAATATCAGCACCAACGCGGCGCGCATCGATATGGATACGCTGCTCGGAGATTATCTGCCGCTGTTGCAGGATAAAGCCGCGCAGATACGCGCCTCTATCGCGAGTTAAGCCTCCCCATGCCGACCGCTTTTACCCCATTACGTTTTGGCCAGTAGACAAGTGCCAATGCAGCCATCGCGCCCCTTCTACCTGGGCCTGCCGATGTGGGCCAACCAGGATTGGCAGGGCAGCCTTTACGCCCGCCACGCCAAAACCGAGCTTTTGAGCGACTACGCGGCGGTGTTTTCGACCGTCGAGGGCAATACCACCTTCTATAGCGGGGCGCCGAAGGCCGAGACCATCGCCGCCTGGGCGCGCCAGGCGCCGAGCGATTTTCGCTTCTGTTTGAAGCTTCCCGCCCGCGTTACCCACGAACAGCGTCTGACGCGGCTGGATGAGGCATGGTGCTTTCTCGAGGCGTTTACGCCGCTGCACGA
The window above is part of the Halomonas sp. GD1P12 genome. Proteins encoded here:
- a CDS encoding shikimate dehydrogenase family protein yields the protein MIKLGLVGEGIAQSQSPDLHVRLGAALNETVRYDLVDSRGVEDFDFPDAIDTLRREGYRGTNVTFPFKERAAQLADICGEGVKRVGTANTLLFEAGGLRAENTDYTGFISAYRHSFGERPAGEVLLIGAGGVGRAVACALGEVGATCVHIMERDADRGERLAQDLNAMGITADCVAREQAERKLANWQGVVNCSPIGHLHHPGCPIDTAGLSKRHWVFDAVYVPAHTEFLNAATQAGADVLSGVELFVFQGVDAFRFFTADRLSADRIDAHVISLRQHYIDRLVTSPPSS
- a CDS encoding AEC family transporter; its protein translation is MLAILAITTPIFLLIGAGYVARRSRLMSAEQMQGVSIFVLYLALPALVIRAFNQQPLGEILQLNYLVAYGLASALVFGLGLLISLRRERDNLAAGAMQALGMAASNSGFIGYPVAAMVIGSPAAVLLALNMMVENLLIIPTALVLAEMASQRSGRLGTTLKKTALNLGKNPVLVGLAIALGFAGSGLLLPAPLAKAIDMLAEAAGPAALFVIGGALFGLRFKGQTRHVSLIVIGKLLIHPLAVLAAFWVIPGIDPVYIVGAVLFASAPMISIYPLFGQRFGVGDMSAAAMLTATVASFVTLSLIIALLLHTPSLAL
- the aroQ gene encoding type II 3-dehydroquinate dehydratase, whose amino-acid sequence is MKQKKITVLHGPNLNLLGTRQPEIYGADTLEDVNNRLREAALLAGWEVVCFQSNHEGALIDAIHAARQDGTHAIIINPAAYTHTSVAILDALNAFEGTVFEVHISNVHQRESFRHHSYVSLRADGVIAGLGTYGYRAALDAIIKSDGAS
- a CDS encoding IclR family transcriptional regulator C-terminal domain-containing protein translates to MKDALQEDTLTPDSRDFVSALSSGLDVILAFDDVHSRMTLSEVAARTGMNRAKARRFLLTLHALGYVRKHQRYFELAPKVLQLGYAFLSANNYRSVIQQFLEDITAQTGESSSLAQLDGDEVIYVARSAAPHRLMAITLSVGTRLPAAYTSMGHVLLAQLDEPALDAYLERIALTRHTDKTVVDKHALRQRIDTVRKQGYAIADQELDSGLRSLAVPAFNASGHLLGAINISTNAARIDMDTLLGDYLPLLQDKAAQIRASIAS